The following are from one region of the Chionomys nivalis chromosome 16, mChiNiv1.1, whole genome shotgun sequence genome:
- the Tex10 gene encoding testis-expressed protein 10 isoform X3, producing the protein MQQVLNVISLLWKLSKQQDETHTLESWLRKNYLTDFKHHFMSHFPYALKEITKQRKKEINKSMKHCTVLSNNVDHLLLNLTLSDIMVSLANASTLQNDSSWIETIRKFVTETLKGGVRLNSKQLNRLLGVSWRLIQMQPDREATEVLIKAVYALYQQRGLLLPVRTLLIKFFSKIYQKEELRSFRLRYRSRVLSRWLAGLPLQLSLLGSRNPELSTQLIDIIHTAATQANKDLLKSLQAAALRIYDPQEGAVVVLPAESQQRLIQLLYFLPTLPADLLSRLSRCCIMGRLGSSLSATLIGILYMRSSFSGWSHTVNEHLMTDVDYLSFLFSTLTGFSKEELAWLQNLRGVPHVIQTSLSPVLLYLTDLDQFLHHWDITEAVCHSLLVIPARSQSFDIMQSAISKHLVGLTVIPDSTAGCIFGAMCKLLDHTCVVSDSLLPFLASCCYSLLYFLLTLEKGEAEHLKKRDKLWGVCVSILALLPRVLRLMLQSLRVNRAAPEELPVVGQLLRLLLQHAPLRTHMLANAILVQQIIKNITTLKSGTVQEQWLTDLHYCFSVYISGHPQGPSILNALY; encoded by the exons GAATCATGGCTTCGAAAGAATTATCTTACTGACTTCAAACATCATTTTATGAGCCATTTTCCATAtgccttaaaagaaataaccaagcAACGAAAGAAAGAGATAAACAAAAG catGAAGCATTGCACGGTTCTCTCCAATAATGTAGATCATCTTTTACTGAATTTAACGCTGTCTGATATCATGGTCTCGCTGGCAAATGCCTCAACTTTGCAGAATGATTCCAGTTGGATAGAAACAATAAGGAAATTTGTGACCGAGACCCTTAAAGGTGGTGTTAGGCTGAACAGTAAACAACTGAACAGATTGCTTGGCGTCTCTTGGAGGCTGATACAGATGCAGCCAGACAGAG aGGCTACAGAGGTTCTTATTAAGGCTGTGTATGCACTGTATCAACAGAGGGGCCTGCTTCTTCCAGTTAGGACTTTGCTAATTAAATTTTTCAGTAAAATCTATCAGAAAGAAGAACTGAGGTCTTTCAGATTGAg ATACCGAAGTAGAGTGCTATCCCGTTGGCTAGCCGGCCTGCCATTGCAGCTTTCTCTCCTTGGTTCCCGAAACCCTGAGCTGTCCACACAACTGATTGATATCATTCATACTGCGGCAACACAGGCAAATAAGGACTTACTGAAAAGCTTACAGGCTGCTGCTCTACGAATTTATG ATCCACAAGAAGGCGCTGTGGTGGTTCTTCCTGCAGAGTCTCAGCAGCGTTTGATTCAGCTTTTGTATTTTCTACCTACTCTGCCTGCTGATTTGCTTTCTCGGTTAAGTCGGTGCTGCATTATGGGAAGACTTGGTTCAAGTTTGTCTGCCACACTTATTGGGATACTGTATATGAG ATCGTCCTTTTCTGGATGGAGCCACACGGTTAATGAACACTTAATGACTGATGTGGACTATCTCAGCTTCTTATTTTCCACACTTACAG GGTTTTCAAAAGAGGAGTTGGCCTGGCTTCAAAACCTTCGCGGAGTTCCTCATGTCATTCAGACATCACTTTCCCCTGTGCTTCTCTACCTTACTGATCTGGACCAGTTTTTACACCATTGGGATATAACAGAG GCGGTTTGCCACAGTTTATTGGTTATTCCTGCCCGAAGCCAGAGCTTTGACATCATGCAAAGTGCCATCAGTAAGCATTTG GTTGGGTTGACTGTAATTCCTGACAGTACAGCTGGTTGTATTTTTGGAGCGATGTGTAAGCTCCTGGATCATACGTGTGTAGTTAGTGACTCTCTCCTGCCATTCCTGGCTTCTTGTTGCTACAGCCTTCTTTATTTTCTGCTTACTCTAGAGAAGGGGGAAGCAGAACATCTGAAGAAGAG GGACAAGCTGTGGGGTGTTTGTGTCTCCATCCTGGCTCTCCTGCCTCGAGTCCTCAGGTTGATGCTGCAGAGTCTGCGGGTGAACAGAGCTGCTCCCGAGGAGCTGCCTGTTGTGGGCCAGCTGCTCCGCCTGCTGCTTCAGCACGCTCCCCTTAGGACACACATGCTCGCCAATGCCATCCTAGTGCAGCAGATCATCAAGAATATCACG aCTTTGAAGAGTGGTACTGTTCAGGAGCAGTGGCTTACAGACTTACATTACTGCTTTAGCGTGTACATCAGTGGCCATCCCCAGGGGCCTAGTATATTGAATGCTTTGTATTGA